The following coding sequences lie in one Musa acuminata AAA Group cultivar baxijiao chromosome BXJ1-8, Cavendish_Baxijiao_AAA, whole genome shotgun sequence genomic window:
- the LOC135680308 gene encoding uncharacterized protein LOC135680308: MKTTHKDRSKYCRFHQDYDHDTEDCHNLQNQIEDLIRRSHLGRYLKEPQEATPRPRGPVERQIDVISRGPAVEGSSSTARKAYARSAIEKGPRLELEPEITFEVGEVKRSHHDNALVISIRIANARDKRIMVDTGSSADVLYLDAFKKLGLTKEDLTPIASALTRFTGDSISPLGTTISPITIGRSRGPRQ; encoded by the coding sequence ATGAAAACTACTCACAAAGACCGGTCCAAATATTGTAGGTTCCACCAAGACTACGACCATGACACAGAAGATTGCCACAacctccagaatcaaatcgaGGACCTGATCCGAAGAAGTCACCTCGGGcgctatctcaaggaaccccaGGAAGCAACTCCACGCCCGAGGGGACCCGTCGAAAGACAGATCGATGTCATCTCCAGAGGACCGGCAGTCGAAGGCAGCAGCTCAACGGCGAGGAAGGCCTACGCCCGGAGTGCAATCGAGAAAGGTCCCCGACTCGAACTCGAGCCTGAAATTACTTTCGAAGTCGGAGAGGTCAAGCGCTCCCATCACGATAatgctttggtgatctccattcGGATCGCCAACGCTCGGGACAAAAGAATAATGGTCGACACCGGGAGTTCTGCCGACGTGCTGTACCTCGATGCCTTTAAGAAGCTCGGCTTGACCAAGGAGGACCTCACCCCCATAGCGTCAGCACTCACTAGGTTCACaggggattccatctccccgctTGGGACCACCATCAGTCCTATCACCATCGGGAGGAGCCGAGGGCCAAGACAATaa